Proteins encoded within one genomic window of Chlorobaculum sp. MV4-Y:
- a CDS encoding NAD+ synthase, whose amino-acid sequence MKPQDLHLNYGLVEAILIPFIRNEIRKFGFRSVVLGLSGGIDSAVVCELAVRALGPENVLALMMPYKTSSQASLDHAQLMVDRLGIRAETMPVTDVVDAFFETRPDASRLRRGNVMARSRMLCLYDVSARDGCLVLGTSNKTELMLGYGTMFGDMASAVNPIGDLYKTQLWGLARHLSVPAELIDKKPSADLWEGQSDEADLGFSYEEVDQLLYMMLEERMDRDAILAEGIDPAFYQRVRSMVVRNQYKRMMPVIAKLSSRTPGIDFRYARDWQEVR is encoded by the coding sequence ATGAAACCGCAAGACCTCCATCTCAATTACGGCCTGGTTGAAGCCATCCTGATTCCTTTCATTCGCAACGAAATCAGGAAGTTCGGCTTCCGCTCGGTGGTACTCGGATTGTCGGGAGGTATCGATTCGGCGGTGGTGTGCGAACTCGCCGTCCGTGCACTTGGCCCGGAGAATGTGCTGGCGCTGATGATGCCCTACAAAACGAGCAGCCAGGCGAGCCTTGATCACGCGCAGCTCATGGTTGACCGTCTCGGCATAAGGGCCGAGACGATGCCTGTGACCGACGTGGTGGACGCCTTTTTCGAGACCCGCCCGGATGCCAGCCGCTTGCGGCGCGGCAATGTGATGGCGCGGTCGAGGATGCTCTGCCTGTATGACGTTTCGGCGCGTGACGGTTGCCTGGTGCTCGGCACGAGCAACAAGACCGAGCTGATGCTCGGCTACGGCACGATGTTCGGCGACATGGCTTCGGCGGTCAACCCGATCGGCGACCTCTACAAAACCCAGCTCTGGGGTCTGGCCCGTCACCTCAGCGTTCCTGCGGAATTGATCGACAAAAAGCCTTCCGCCGACCTCTGGGAAGGGCAGAGCGACGAAGCTGATCTCGGTTTCAGCTATGAGGAGGTCGATCAGCTCTTGTACATGATGCTCGAAGAGCGCATGGATCGCGACGCCATTCTCGCCGAAGGCATCGACCCCGCCTTCTACCAGCGAGTGCGCAGCATGGTGGTGCGGAACCAGTACAAGCGCATGATGCCCGTTATCGCCAAACTCTCCAGCCGCACGCCGGGTATTGATTTCCGCTACGCCCGCGACTGGCAGGAGGTTAGGTAG
- a CDS encoding murein hydrolase activator EnvC family protein — MRMFSGSCFFPVFVIKLLCASLLFFLTATFLPATGSAASPELNRITRERSKVESTLEDLKKQLSEYQSKLNSTKKNERRSLTDLNNIRKQIKVYERLIVENQSLLNNLDNQIDQLQSQLQENRKTYQHVSSDFRQVVIAAYKHGGDRDAELVLSSGSVNGAIVRARYMGFLSGSVRSKVNALQSSAQQMESSREQLQRTFHEKELAMKNQQEQLQSYSSKKKEKEEVLTSIQKDKKAYAARIIEVRKKQRAMQAKIEALIMAQQELIRQQEERARLAAQQRRERLAAQRAAERRRIAAEKERIAREKAAAESQRKSSTRTEEIPPQRPLRSLPPTREVPQAPPPKEEPMAVVDQTELEIDRVSVDFDQGGSLPWPVNNGVVVRRFGSSLDKELNIVTVSNGIDISVPVGTPVKSVSGGKVVQVAYLPTFGNVVIVRHPKSYLTVYANLDRVSVAKGEIIRSRQLLGSSAPMPEGGSTVHFEVWKGKVKQNPQKWLR; from the coding sequence ATGCGAATGTTTTCCGGCAGCTGTTTTTTCCCTGTTTTCGTCATAAAGCTTCTATGCGCCAGTCTTCTCTTTTTCCTCACCGCAACCTTTTTGCCCGCGACGGGCAGTGCGGCGAGTCCTGAACTGAACCGTATCACTCGTGAACGCAGCAAGGTCGAAAGCACGCTGGAAGATCTCAAAAAGCAGCTCTCGGAGTATCAGTCAAAGCTCAACAGCACCAAAAAGAACGAGCGCCGTTCACTAACCGACCTGAACAACATCCGCAAGCAGATCAAGGTCTATGAACGTCTCATTGTCGAAAACCAGTCGCTTCTGAACAATCTCGACAATCAGATCGACCAGCTTCAGAGCCAGCTTCAGGAGAATCGGAAAACCTATCAGCATGTGTCATCCGATTTTCGACAGGTGGTTATTGCGGCCTACAAGCATGGCGGAGACCGCGACGCCGAGCTGGTGCTCTCTTCGGGGTCGGTCAATGGTGCGATTGTGAGAGCCAGGTATATGGGATTTCTTTCAGGGTCGGTCAGGTCGAAGGTGAATGCTTTGCAGTCGAGCGCTCAGCAGATGGAGAGCAGCCGGGAGCAGCTTCAGCGGACCTTCCACGAGAAGGAGCTGGCGATGAAAAACCAGCAGGAGCAGTTGCAGAGCTATTCCTCGAAAAAGAAGGAGAAGGAGGAGGTGCTCACCAGCATTCAGAAGGACAAGAAAGCTTACGCCGCCCGGATCATCGAGGTGCGCAAAAAGCAACGTGCGATGCAGGCGAAGATCGAGGCGCTGATCATGGCACAGCAGGAGCTGATCCGCCAGCAAGAGGAGCGTGCACGACTGGCTGCCCAGCAGCGCCGGGAGCGTCTCGCAGCGCAACGGGCTGCCGAGCGCCGCCGGATTGCTGCGGAAAAAGAGAGAATTGCCCGAGAAAAAGCAGCCGCAGAGAGCCAGAGAAAGTCATCCACCCGTACTGAAGAGATTCCGCCGCAACGCCCGCTCCGTTCGCTTCCTCCAACTCGCGAAGTACCGCAGGCACCGCCGCCGAAAGAGGAGCCGATGGCTGTCGTTGACCAGACCGAGTTGGAAATTGACCGCGTTTCGGTTGATTTCGACCAGGGCGGATCACTGCCGTGGCCGGTCAACAATGGCGTCGTGGTACGCCGCTTTGGTTCTTCGCTTGACAAAGAGCTGAACATCGTGACTGTCAGCAACGGTATCGACATTTCCGTACCGGTTGGCACGCCGGTCAAGTCGGTCTCCGGCGGCAAGGTGGTACAGGTCGCTTACCTGCCAACTTTCGGGAATGTGGTCATCGTCCGCCATCCGAAATCGTATCTTACCGTGTATGCCAATCTTGACCGCGTGTCGGTGGCCAAGGGGGAGATTATCCGCTCGCGCCAGTTGCTCGGCTCTTCGGCGCCCATGCCCGAAGGTGGATCGACGGTGCATTTCGAGGTCTGGAAAGGCAAGGTCAAGCAGAATCCCCAGAAATGGCTCAGATAA
- the murA gene encoding UDP-N-acetylglucosamine 1-carboxyvinyltransferase, with protein MDKLVIRGGKKICGTIAASGSKNSALPVIAATLLTPDGTFAIDRIPDLKDVRTFIQLLDYLGAETSFENNLLKVSTGQLKSIEAPYELVKKMRASIYVLGPLLARFGHTRVSLPGGCAFGPRPVDLHIMVMEKLGATVTIENGFIDARVNGSGLRGAHIDFPISSVGATGNALMAAVMAKGTSVLDNAALEPEIECLCNFLVKMGAKIDGIGTTTLVIDGVDQLKAVEFENIFDRIEAGTLLCAAAITGGSVTLTGVMPEQLTSVLDSFRQSGCTIAANGDAISLTTPEKLLPVDITAQPYPEFPTDMQAQWMALMTQAHGDSTIIDRIYLERFNHIPELNRLGAHIEIRDNWALVHGPQELTGTKVMSTDLRASACLVLAGLVAKDTTEVLRVYHLDRGYEAIEKKLTALGADIERQKYQEFS; from the coding sequence ATGGACAAGCTTGTCATCCGGGGCGGAAAAAAGATTTGCGGCACCATCGCCGCCTCAGGATCGAAAAATTCCGCGCTGCCGGTCATCGCGGCAACACTGTTGACGCCCGATGGCACCTTCGCCATCGATCGCATTCCGGATCTCAAGGATGTCCGGACCTTCATCCAGCTCCTCGACTATCTCGGCGCGGAAACGTCGTTCGAGAATAACCTTCTGAAGGTCTCAACCGGCCAGCTGAAGAGCATCGAGGCTCCGTACGAGCTGGTTAAAAAGATGCGCGCCTCGATCTACGTGCTTGGTCCGCTGCTCGCCCGCTTCGGCCACACCCGCGTGTCGCTGCCCGGCGGCTGCGCTTTCGGCCCGCGTCCGGTCGATCTGCACATTATGGTGATGGAGAAGCTCGGCGCGACCGTTACCATCGAGAACGGGTTCATCGACGCCAGGGTCAACGGATCGGGACTGCGCGGTGCGCACATCGACTTCCCGATCTCGTCGGTCGGCGCAACCGGCAACGCCCTGATGGCCGCAGTCATGGCTAAAGGCACCTCCGTTCTCGACAACGCCGCCCTCGAACCGGAGATCGAATGCCTGTGCAACTTCCTCGTAAAAATGGGCGCAAAGATCGACGGCATCGGCACCACAACGCTCGTCATTGACGGAGTCGATCAGCTCAAGGCGGTTGAGTTCGAAAACATCTTCGACCGCATCGAAGCGGGCACACTCCTCTGCGCCGCCGCGATCACCGGAGGCAGTGTGACGCTCACCGGCGTCATGCCGGAACAGCTCACCTCGGTGCTTGATTCCTTCCGGCAGTCCGGCTGCACGATTGCGGCAAACGGTGATGCCATTTCGCTCACCACCCCGGAAAAGCTGCTGCCGGTCGATATTACCGCACAGCCCTACCCTGAGTTTCCGACCGACATGCAGGCACAGTGGATGGCGCTCATGACTCAGGCTCATGGCGACAGCACCATCATTGACCGAATCTACCTCGAACGCTTCAACCACATTCCGGAGCTGAACCGCCTCGGAGCGCATATCGAAATCAGGGACAACTGGGCACTGGTTCATGGCCCGCAGGAACTGACTGGCACCAAAGTCATGTCCACCGACCTTCGCGCATCAGCCTGCCTGGTGCTTGCCGGGCTGGTCGCAAAGGACACCACCGAAGTGCTGAGAGTCTATCACCTCGACCGCGGATACGAGGCTATCGAGAAGAAACTGACGGCCCTCGGCGCCGACATCGAACGACAAAAATACCAGGAATTTTCCTGA
- a CDS encoding transposase family protein — protein MEHELKTVQAPWAVRHCRFTLQFESFAIELLLHCANIKASARGFHRFESYRNRILFYCGKLNRAIES, from the coding sequence ATGGAACATGAGCTCAAAACCGTTCAGGCGCCGTGGGCGGTAAGGCATTGCCGTTTCACGCTGCAGTTCGAAAGCTTTGCGATCGAGCTGCTCTTGCACTGCGCGAACATCAAGGCGTCAGCAAGAGGGTTCCACCGTTTCGAGAGTTATCGCAACCGGATTTTGTTTTACTGCGGCAAACTCAACAGGGCTATCGAATCATGA
- a CDS encoding molecular chaperone, whose translation MEIGNAPVNDSVTITNYKKRPATFRIELYAWTLNEHHEFKIIPSSPASLDQWMVVNPLRFTIPPGGQQTVRFSIRPRLKPAPGEHRAIMFLVEEPTPGAPATGTPVFMKFGISIYGYVKPVIHSACLQELSFNQSTGVISAHVINSGNVHTRLRGKYAVWKKGQFPGLEATKQVLETLKPGKEPAGYVTSGIIPGNPVLAGGERHYSLKTSLPKQSRDPYVVAIIGEFDGKPLEKVLE comes from the coding sequence ATGGAGATCGGAAACGCACCGGTCAACGACAGCGTCACGATCACCAACTACAAGAAACGTCCGGCAACCTTCAGAATCGAGCTCTATGCATGGACGCTGAACGAGCACCACGAATTCAAAATCATTCCTTCCTCTCCCGCGTCACTCGACCAGTGGATGGTAGTCAATCCACTCAGGTTTACCATACCGCCGGGCGGTCAGCAAACCGTCAGGTTTTCAATACGGCCGCGGCTCAAACCGGCGCCCGGAGAACATCGCGCCATCATGTTCCTTGTCGAGGAACCGACTCCCGGAGCACCAGCAACCGGAACCCCGGTGTTTATGAAGTTCGGTATCAGCATTTACGGTTATGTCAAGCCGGTTATCCACTCGGCCTGCTTGCAGGAGCTTTCCTTCAACCAGTCCACAGGAGTCATTTCGGCGCACGTCATCAATTCAGGAAACGTGCATACGCGATTGAGGGGCAAATATGCCGTCTGGAAAAAGGGGCAGTTTCCCGGTCTGGAGGCAACAAAACAGGTGCTTGAGACTCTGAAGCCAGGCAAGGAACCGGCAGGGTATGTTACCTCTGGCATCATTCCGGGCAATCCCGTTCTGGCAGGTGGCGAGAGGCACTATTCCCTGAAAACCTCCTTGCCCAAACAGAGCAGAGACCCTTATGTCGTGGCTATTATCGGTGAATTTGACGGCAAACCGCTCGAAAAAGTTCTGGAGTAA